A genomic window from Sulfurimonas paralvinellae includes:
- the bioD gene encoding dethiobiotin synthase, giving the protein MAKRIFITATNTDIGKTYLTKLLMRAFTDKGYSVGVVKPIETGVTDEMYPDGDELLGLLKQLNPLAWSLDVEDIVPISYELPAAPAIASNFSLIDYDKIDRAIAQQEAFCDVLLIEGAGGLYVPLDSNAMMIDLIKALQATALLVTHCSLGCINDTLLSQKTLEDKKVSFATVFNCKEDDESFSVVSEPYFLAKDLKVYKSASDIDTLCDVLYNL; this is encoded by the coding sequence TTGGCAAAACGAATTTTTATAACAGCTACCAATACTGACATCGGTAAAACATATCTCACAAAACTTTTGATGCGGGCTTTTACTGACAAAGGGTATAGTGTCGGTGTGGTTAAACCGATAGAGACTGGGGTTACAGATGAAATGTATCCTGATGGGGATGAACTTTTAGGGCTTTTAAAACAGCTCAATCCGCTTGCCTGGTCTTTGGATGTTGAAGATATCGTGCCCATCTCTTACGAACTGCCTGCGGCTCCTGCCATCGCTTCAAATTTCAGCCTCATTGATTATGACAAGATAGACAGAGCCATAGCACAGCAGGAAGCCTTTTGTGATGTTTTGCTCATTGAAGGGGCAGGGGGGCTTTATGTGCCTTTAGACAGTAATGCAATGATGATAGACCTTATTAAAGCACTTCAGGCAACGGCACTGCTAGTGACGCACTGCTCACTTGGCTGTATCAATGATACACTGCTTTCTCAAAAGACACTTGAAGATAAAAAAGTGTCTTTTGCGACTGTTTTTAACTGTAAAGAGGATGATGAGAGTTTTTCTGTAGTCAGTGAACCTTACTTTCTGGCTAAAGATCTCAAAGTATATAAAAGTGCTTCTGACATTGACACGCTTTGCGATGTCCTGTATAATTTGTAA
- a CDS encoding aspartate carbamoyltransferase catalytic subunit — protein MRHLIRTDDFTKEEIEALLADAKEFSDGRFERILQDKIIITLFFENSTRTKSSFEIAAKRLGAEIVHLDVAKSSTKKGETLVDTAMNLDAMGPHAIIVRHQNAGVPKILSNHTKAAILNAGDGAHAHPSQALLDLYTLKDHFGDVSGKKIAIVGDIKNSRVANSNIELLTRFGMEVVLVAPPHFLPKTDLRTTHYLHDIIDEVDAIMSLRTQTERHSSQSYASLKDYASDFCITEELVGDRDIILLHPGPVHRNIDISDAMLEDKRCKVLQQVSNGVNIRMAILKKLIV, from the coding sequence ATGCGCCATTTAATTCGAACTGATGACTTTACAAAAGAAGAGATAGAAGCACTTTTAGCTGATGCAAAGGAGTTCAGTGATGGAAGATTCGAGCGGATTTTGCAGGACAAGATCATTATTACACTCTTTTTTGAAAACTCCACACGGACAAAAAGCTCTTTTGAAATAGCCGCAAAACGTTTAGGCGCTGAGATAGTGCATCTTGATGTGGCAAAAAGCTCTACAAAAAAAGGTGAAACACTTGTCGATACAGCGATGAATCTCGATGCAATGGGCCCTCACGCAATCATTGTCCGTCATCAAAATGCCGGTGTGCCGAAAATTCTCTCTAACCATACAAAAGCCGCTATCTTAAATGCAGGTGATGGTGCTCATGCGCATCCCTCACAGGCACTTTTGGACCTTTATACGCTCAAGGATCATTTTGGAGATGTAAGTGGTAAAAAGATAGCCATCGTCGGTGACATTAAGAATTCCCGTGTGGCAAATTCAAACATTGAGCTTTTGACACGTTTTGGTATGGAAGTAGTCCTCGTGGCTCCGCCGCATTTTTTACCAAAAACAGATCTTAGAACGACGCACTATCTGCATGATATCATCGATGAAGTGGATGCTATTATGAGTCTTCGAACCCAGACTGAGCGTCACTCTTCACAAAGCTATGCATCACTCAAGGATTATGCGAGCGATTTTTGTATCACTGAAGAGTTGGTAGGGGATCGTGACATCATTTTACTCCATCCTGGTCCGGTACACAGAAACATAGATATTAGCGATGCGATGCTTGAAGATAAACGCTGCAAAGTACTCCAGCAGGTGAGCAACGGTGTCAATATCCGAATGGCAATTCTTAAAAAGTTGATAGTTTAA
- the ilvC gene encoding ketol-acid reductoisomerase, which translates to MALNVYYDKDCNLDIIKSKTVAMIGFGSQGHAHAENLRDSGVEVVVGLRKGGSSWAKAEAKGFEVLTVGEATAKADVVMILLPDENQAEIYKEEIEPNLKEGATIAFGHGFNIHYGRIIPRADINVTMIAPKAPGHTVRSEFVRGGGIPDLIAVGQNPSGTTKELALSYASAIGGGRTAIIETTFKDETETDLFGEQAVLCGGVSSLVQAGFETLTEAGYAPEMAYFECLHELKLIVDLMFEGGIADMRYSISNTAEYGDYVSGKRVINDESKAAMKEILKEIQDGRFAKDFILEGQAGYPRMNAERTNARASLIEQTGVKLREMMPWISANKIVNQDEN; encoded by the coding sequence ATGGCATTAAATGTATATTATGACAAAGATTGTAATTTAGACATCATCAAAAGTAAAACAGTTGCGATGATCGGTTTTGGTTCTCAAGGACACGCTCACGCAGAAAACTTAAGAGACAGCGGTGTAGAAGTTGTTGTTGGTCTTAGAAAAGGTGGATCAAGCTGGGCAAAAGCTGAAGCAAAAGGTTTTGAAGTATTGACAGTTGGCGAAGCTACTGCAAAAGCTGATGTTGTAATGATCCTTTTACCGGATGAAAATCAAGCTGAAATCTATAAAGAAGAGATTGAACCAAATCTTAAAGAAGGTGCTACTATCGCTTTTGGTCACGGTTTCAACATTCACTATGGTCGTATCATTCCAAGAGCGGACATCAATGTTACTATGATTGCGCCAAAAGCTCCGGGTCATACTGTGCGTTCTGAATTCGTTCGTGGTGGTGGTATTCCTGACCTTATCGCTGTTGGTCAAAATCCTTCAGGTACTACGAAAGAGTTAGCACTTTCTTATGCATCTGCAATCGGTGGCGGACGTACTGCAATTATCGAAACAACATTCAAAGATGAAACTGAAACTGATCTTTTCGGTGAGCAGGCTGTACTTTGTGGTGGTGTATCTTCACTTGTTCAAGCTGGTTTTGAAACATTGACTGAAGCTGGTTATGCTCCTGAAATGGCATATTTCGAATGTCTTCATGAATTGAAACTCATCGTTGACCTAATGTTCGAGGGTGGTATCGCAGATATGAGATACTCTATCTCTAACACTGCTGAATATGGTGACTATGTTTCTGGTAAACGTGTTATCAACGACGAGTCTAAAGCTGCTATGAAAGAGATTCTTAAAGAGATCCAAGATGGTAGATTTGCAAAAGACTTCATCCTAGAAGGTCAAGCAGGTTATCCTCGTATGAATGCTGAAAGAACAAATGCTCGTGCTTCATTAATTGAGCAGACTGGTGTGAAACTTCGTGAAATGATGCCGTGGATATCGGCAAATAAAATCGTTAATCAAGACGAAAACTAA
- a CDS encoding aminodeoxychorismate synthase component I produces MPFEKINALSREGTPFLFLSDFKAENVEVFTLDELKKSDIEFAICEEYVYKAHPHFLKKSPLDFALYKKKFDAIIEEIRSGNTYILNLTQPTVIDTELSLQEIYALANAHYKLRYKDEFVCFSPEKFVQINDDIIHTFPMKGTIDAAIPHAEEKILANAKEMAEHIMIVDLLRNDLSIVARDVKVDRFRYTQKIQAGEKELWQVSSHISGVLPKDWREHLGDILHSLLPAGSISGAPKKSTLDIIEKTEMYERGFFSGVFGLFDGQSFDSGVMIRFIEKTRDGYVYKSGGGITLDSDAVSEYEEMLDKIYLP; encoded by the coding sequence ATGCCTTTTGAAAAAATAAATGCCCTCTCACGTGAGGGAACTCCTTTTTTGTTTTTGAGTGATTTTAAAGCAGAGAATGTAGAAGTTTTTACGCTTGATGAACTCAAAAAGAGTGATATAGAGTTTGCTATTTGTGAAGAGTATGTTTACAAAGCACATCCACATTTTTTAAAGAAATCTCCCCTCGATTTTGCATTGTATAAAAAAAAGTTTGATGCCATTATTGAGGAGATACGTTCAGGTAATACCTACATTTTAAATCTCACGCAGCCGACTGTTATTGACACTGAGCTTTCTCTTCAAGAGATATATGCGCTTGCCAATGCACATTACAAACTTCGTTACAAAGATGAGTTCGTCTGCTTTTCTCCTGAAAAGTTTGTGCAGATAAATGATGATATCATTCATACATTTCCGATGAAGGGAACCATAGATGCGGCGATACCTCACGCAGAGGAGAAAATTTTAGCCAATGCTAAAGAGATGGCTGAGCATATTATGATCGTTGATCTGCTACGCAATGATCTCTCGATTGTTGCAAGAGATGTGAAGGTTGATCGTTTTCGTTATACACAAAAAATTCAAGCAGGAGAAAAAGAGCTGTGGCAGGTAAGTTCACATATCTCTGGCGTACTTCCCAAAGATTGGCGTGAGCATCTTGGAGATATACTGCATTCACTGCTTCCCGCCGGTAGTATCAGCGGTGCGCCAAAGAAGAGTACTTTGGATATAATAGAGAAGACAGAAATGTATGAGCGGGGATTTTTCAGCGGTGTTTTTGGTCTGTTTGACGGACAAAGCTTCGATAGCGGGGTGATGATCCGTTTTATTGAAAAAACAAGAGATGGTTATGTCTATAAAAGCGGGGGCGGCATTACGCTTGACAGTGATGCTGTAAGTGAATATGAAGAGATGCTAGATAAGATATATCTTCCTTAA